One genomic window of Mucilaginibacter sp. SJ includes the following:
- the hemL gene encoding glutamate-1-semialdehyde 2,1-aminomutase codes for MFDSIKKMFSAEDEPVNTTGKPDISREKSAELYAKAQTYFPGGVNSPVRAFKSVYGTPLFIQKGDGSHIWDADGNEFIDYCCSWGPLILGHNNAKVREKVIEVMQNGMSFGAPTALENELAELILKNNKFIEKIRFVSSGTEAVMSAIRLARGYTKRDKILKFEGCYHGHADALLVKAGSGLVTFGETSSAGVPKSVADETIVVALNDKEALAKAFEEFKDQIAAVIIEPVPANNGLLLQEKEYLQYLRDICTQNGTMLIFDEVISGFRVGFEGAAGYYQIKPDIITYGKIIGGGMPVGAYGSSATIMSNISPEGSVYQAGTLSGNPVAMGAGIAQLSELLRMGFYRDLNNKTEEFVEAIQRFATARNYKFKVFGIGSIFWFAFTDKEYIRKAEDIDASSMEKFKKFHRELLNRGIYLGPSGYEVGFISSAHTKTDLEKTKRAIFDSLDLVFNSK; via the coding sequence ATGTTCGATTCAATAAAAAAGATGTTTTCTGCAGAGGATGAACCGGTAAATACTACGGGCAAGCCCGATATCAGTCGTGAAAAATCGGCTGAACTTTATGCTAAGGCGCAAACCTATTTTCCGGGTGGGGTTAACTCGCCGGTAAGGGCTTTTAAATCTGTTTATGGCACGCCGCTGTTTATTCAAAAAGGTGATGGCAGTCATATCTGGGATGCTGATGGTAACGAGTTTATCGATTACTGCTGCTCATGGGGACCACTGATCCTGGGCCATAACAATGCCAAAGTACGGGAAAAGGTTATCGAGGTAATGCAAAACGGCATGAGTTTCGGCGCACCTACAGCATTAGAGAATGAGCTGGCCGAGCTGATCCTGAAAAACAATAAGTTTATTGAAAAGATCCGTTTTGTAAGCTCTGGCACCGAGGCTGTAATGTCGGCCATCAGGTTGGCAAGAGGTTATACCAAACGCGATAAGATCCTGAAATTTGAAGGTTGCTATCACGGTCACGCCGATGCTTTATTGGTAAAAGCAGGCTCAGGTTTGGTTACCTTCGGCGAAACTTCATCAGCAGGCGTGCCAAAATCAGTTGCTGATGAAACCATTGTAGTAGCGCTTAACGATAAGGAAGCTTTAGCCAAAGCTTTCGAAGAATTTAAAGACCAGATTGCCGCGGTGATCATTGAACCGGTACCCGCCAATAATGGTTTACTATTACAAGAAAAAGAATACCTGCAATATTTGCGCGACATCTGTACGCAAAACGGCACCATGCTGATATTTGATGAGGTGATATCCGGTTTCCGCGTTGGCTTTGAAGGTGCGGCCGGTTACTACCAGATCAAACCTGATATTATCACTTACGGTAAAATTATCGGTGGAGGTATGCCTGTTGGTGCTTATGGCTCATCGGCAACAATCATGAGCAATATCTCACCAGAAGGTTCGGTTTACCAGGCGGGTACCTTATCAGGCAACCCGGTTGCCATGGGTGCCGGTATCGCCCAGCTTAGTGAGCTTTTACGCATGGGCTTTTACCGCGACCTGAACAATAAAACAGAAGAGTTCGTAGAAGCCATTCAGCGTTTTGCTACCGCCCGCAATTATAAGTTTAAGGTGTTTGGCATAGGCTCCATATTTTGGTTTGCTTTTACAGATAAAGAGTATATTCGTAAAGCCGAAGACATTGATGCATCAAGCATGGAAAAATTCAAAAAATTCCACCGCGAACTGCTGAACAGGGGCATTTATTTAGGCCCGTCGGGGTATGAGGTTGGCTTTATATCATCGGCCCACACCAAGACAGACCTGGAGAAAACAAAACGTGCTATATTTGATAGTTTGGATTTAGTATTCAATTCTAAGTAG